A region from the Trueperaceae bacterium genome encodes:
- the rlmN gene encoding 23S rRNA (adenine(2503)-C(2))-methyltransferase RlmN, with the protein MTETPDHEPADAARPEEGPAGRPPRGPVAPAAGETRPTLLDAPLAELPLPAGEPAYRRAQLAEWLYVRAEADPLAMTSLPLALREWLAAEHVADPFAAVRRFPSRDGSVRYLFTLRDGRSTEAVYMPYAGRRTVCVSSMVGCPAGCAFCATGALGFGRNLTRGEIVGQVLAVARHEGIEPRSVRNVVLMGMGEALLNYAEALAAVRTLVDPRALAMSPRRITVSTVGLPSRMRRLADEGLPLVLAVSLHAPDDETRRRIIPTALANPVDEVVDAMRHWREKVGRRVTIEYTLLAGVNDSDAKARRLAAIAREVGAHVNLIPFNPWTGSGFAQSSRRRTASFRAVLSERGVSVSVRFSRGRDAGGACGQLALRGAGAA; encoded by the coding sequence ATGACAGAGACCCCTGACCACGAACCCGCTGACGCGGCGCGCCCCGAGGAGGGGCCCGCCGGCCGCCCGCCGCGCGGTCCCGTCGCCCCGGCCGCGGGGGAGACGCGGCCGACCCTCCTCGACGCGCCGCTCGCCGAGCTGCCGCTGCCGGCCGGGGAGCCCGCCTACCGCCGCGCCCAGCTCGCCGAGTGGCTCTACGTGCGCGCCGAGGCCGACCCGCTGGCCATGACCAGCCTGCCGCTGGCGCTGCGGGAGTGGCTCGCCGCCGAGCACGTCGCCGACCCGTTCGCCGCCGTGCGGCGCTTCCCCTCCCGCGACGGCTCGGTGAGGTACCTGTTCACGCTGCGTGACGGCAGGAGCACCGAGGCCGTCTACATGCCGTACGCCGGCCGGCGCACCGTCTGCGTCTCCTCGATGGTCGGCTGCCCGGCGGGGTGCGCCTTCTGCGCCACGGGCGCGCTCGGCTTCGGGCGCAACCTCACCCGCGGGGAGATCGTCGGGCAGGTGCTCGCCGTGGCGCGGCACGAGGGCATCGAACCGCGCAGCGTGCGCAACGTCGTGCTCATGGGGATGGGGGAGGCGCTCCTCAACTACGCCGAGGCGCTGGCCGCCGTCAGGACGCTCGTCGACCCGCGAGCCCTGGCCATGTCGCCGCGGCGCATCACGGTCTCGACCGTCGGCCTGCCCTCGCGCATGCGCCGCCTCGCCGACGAGGGCCTGCCGCTGGTGCTGGCCGTGAGCCTGCACGCGCCGGACGACGAGACGCGGCGGCGCATCATCCCGACGGCGCTGGCGAACCCCGTGGACGAGGTCGTCGACGCCATGCGCCACTGGCGGGAGAAGGTGGGGAGGCGCGTGACGATCGAGTACACGCTCCTGGCCGGCGTCAACGACTCCGACGCGAAGGCGCGGCGGCTCGCGGCGATCGCGCGGGAGGTGGGCGCGCACGTGAACCTCATCCCCTTCAACCCGTGGACGGGCTCGGGCTTCGCGCAGTCGTCCCGCCGGCGGACCGCGTCGTTCCGGGCCGTCCTCAGCGAGCGGGGCGTGTCGGTGTCGGTGCGGTTCAGCCGCGGGCGCGACGCCGGCGGCGCCTGCGGGCAGCTGGCCTTGAGGGGCGCCGGAGCCGCCTGA
- the glgC gene encoding glucose-1-phosphate adenylyltransferase, whose translation MIGRAPKVIGMVLAGGKGSRLHPLTWKRTKPAVPFGSKYRIIDFALNNMINSRIYGMYVLTQFKAQSLTEHIQRNWRFGAFLSDHFITLAPAQMYLYEELGAEWYRGTADAIYQNLHLVERSGADLVAIFSGDHIYKMDISHMVEYHLGNDADVTIAAYPTPLEEGRRFGVLQVDKDWRVTEFLEKPQDPKPIPGRETHCLASMGNYVFSVPTLVELLTRDAGQKSSEHDFGKDVLPRALEDGKRLFAYDFARNPIPGQEGPNTYWRDVGTLDSYWAANMDLVKVEPEFDLYNEEWPLRTSAEYSPPAKFVHEEDGRRGQAFNSLVAGGVIVSGSTVRESVLFRRVRVNSYATVERSVLFDNVEVGRHAVVRNAIVDKNVVVPPGTRLGVDPAEDRARGLTVLPSGLVTVPKGYVFA comes from the coding sequence ATGATAGGCCGCGCGCCCAAGGTCATCGGCATGGTGTTGGCCGGCGGGAAGGGTTCCCGTCTGCACCCCTTGACCTGGAAGCGGACGAAGCCCGCGGTGCCGTTCGGCAGCAAGTACCGCATCATCGACTTCGCGCTGAACAACATGATCAACTCCCGCATCTACGGGATGTACGTGCTCACGCAGTTCAAGGCCCAGTCGCTGACCGAGCACATCCAGCGCAACTGGCGCTTCGGGGCGTTCCTCTCCGACCACTTCATCACGCTCGCGCCGGCGCAGATGTACCTCTACGAGGAGCTGGGCGCCGAGTGGTACCGGGGCACCGCCGACGCCATCTACCAGAACCTCCACCTGGTGGAGCGGTCCGGCGCCGACCTCGTGGCGATCTTCTCGGGCGACCACATCTACAAGATGGACATCTCCCACATGGTCGAGTACCACCTGGGCAACGACGCCGACGTCACGATCGCCGCCTACCCGACGCCCCTCGAGGAGGGGAGGCGGTTCGGCGTGCTGCAGGTCGACAAGGACTGGCGCGTCACCGAGTTCCTCGAGAAGCCGCAGGACCCGAAGCCGATCCCGGGACGCGAGACCCACTGCCTGGCCAGCATGGGGAACTACGTCTTCAGCGTGCCCACGCTCGTCGAGCTGCTGACGCGCGACGCCGGCCAGAAGTCCTCGGAGCACGACTTCGGCAAGGACGTGCTCCCGCGCGCCCTCGAGGACGGCAAGCGCCTGTTCGCCTACGACTTCGCGCGCAACCCGATCCCCGGCCAGGAGGGCCCGAACACCTACTGGCGCGACGTGGGGACCCTCGACAGCTACTGGGCCGCGAACATGGACCTCGTGAAGGTCGAGCCCGAGTTCGACCTCTACAACGAGGAGTGGCCGCTGCGCACGTCGGCCGAGTACTCGCCGCCGGCGAAGTTCGTGCACGAGGAGGACGGCCGCCGCGGCCAGGCGTTCAACTCGCTCGTCGCCGGAGGCGTGATCGTCTCGGGCAGCACGGTCAGGGAGTCGGTGCTGTTCAGGCGCGTGCGCGTGAACTCCTACGCCACCGTGGAGCGCAGCGTGCTGTTCGACAACGTCGAGGTGGGTCGGCACGCGGTCGTGCGCAACGCCATAGTCGACAAGAACGTCGTGGTGCCGCCCGGCACCCGCCTCGGGGTCGACCCGGCCGAGGACAGGGCCCGCGGCCTGACCGTCCTGCCGAGCGGCCTCGTCACCGTCCCCAAGGGGTACGTCTTCGCCTAG